One Glycine max cultivar Williams 82 chromosome 1, Glycine_max_v4.0, whole genome shotgun sequence genomic window, CAATCACATAAGTGAATTTGACACTacactttaacccaaaaccttaagattCAAGTTTATGGGTCTtgtcctcacttatatggtgttcaATATTCACATTCGTACTCAATGTAAGACTTCACCACACACTTATATTTCAATAATCTCCTCCTCAAGTGTGAGTCCCTTCCACATAGTAGTCTCTCGCTCAAGCAAAAGTCATTTCAGTATCCAATGGTGACCCTTAGAGCTTAACTGTGACTATCCTCCAACAGAGTCCAATTCCAATGAGACAAAATGATTAAGCACTAGCACACTAGGAACGTTATCAAGAGGAACAAGGGGCTTTGAATGATAATGCACTGAAATATAGCagtttataatttatcaatCATGATAGAACCAAcatttgagaaaaatcaaatgaagtaaaatgaaaacatgacTGGAGCATTTCaacatttatcaaataaaattaacaacaaaATGCTGGGTAATAGCTCAACTACTGTTAAATAATAGTAATGAACATGGATTAACAacagattttatgtttttacaaACCAGAATACAGTCCACATGGGGGGGAAACCTGTTCATAGAAAAGATAAATCCGTAAATCCCATCTAACGCTTAGCTACCAAACACCCCATGAGGCCTCCACCAATCTCATAATGTCGAGCAGCAGAAAATCCAACTCCCAAGGCAAGTTTCTCCAACTCCTTCCCTGCATCACAGGAGTATTCTTAAATTAGGGAATCAATGATGACAAAGTTCTACCATCAATGGAGGTAATTTGTTCCTGCCATTTGTATTTTGTATAAAGGGATGTTAgtgtatatttttcaaaaattaagggGGGTTATTGTAAGAATAGATTAAAAGCTCAGGAATTTACTCAACAATTAATATCAAGTAAATAAGTCAAGCTCAAACCTTATATTTTAGGAACCATGACAGGTTTTTAAGGTAAAGCATAACCAGACCTGACTCATTCCTACCCCAACCCCCCAACCTATATTAGACTAGCAGAAACAAAGGCAAGGCAAGTCATACCACCAAAGAGCCAAGTCACATAGCCACACTCCTGTCATTCTATAGCAGAGAGAATATATCATTGATACAGTAATTTCCTATATATATCTAAGGTACGGAGAAGACAGGTGAGAGGACACAATTAAATAATTCTATAGaataacttaataaaaatataattaagtgtgTTGAATTAAAAGCTTGATCTGATAAAATCTTTCACTTGAAAACAAACCTGTTAAAAATTCTCTTATTGAACGTTTGAGGTATCTGTATTCCTCTGAAAGACCATAACCAGTGGCAACAGGGACAACAATATTGTCAATCATCCATTCCTAGCATAAGTAAATACGTGGGGATTACCTTCAGTGCATCCAAAAAATTGAAGTTACAACAgcaaatttataagaaaaaaaatgtagaatatATGATGATATGATAATATTCATTTACAAAAGTGGACTGTAAATGATTACATCAGTCCTGTCAAACTGATGAACTCAAAGGCATTGctgaaaagaataaatttattttcctttcacATATCTTGATTTTCAACCTCAAGCCAAGCCTTCCAATTTACTAAGAAGGTCAAAAGGGTGACTATACTTATTCAAAATGGAGCATTGCTGTgccaattattgtttttatatatcatataaagCAACTAGTAAGGCTGAGATATACCGTAACTGCAGAAGTTAGCAACTCATTGCTTTTATTAAAATCCAGGATAGATACTGTAGAGCCTAGAAAGCAAATTAAACCATAGGATGcgtcaaatatatataaacatcaaTCGGTATATTAATGGGTTGAGATACAAAACCTACCAGTTTTTAGGACGCGGAAAATTTCCTGCATGGCCTTTTGCTTATCAACCACATTTCGAAGACCATAGCCCATAGTGATAGCATCAAACCAACCATCAGAAAATGGCAAGTCAAGAGCATCACCTTCAACCCACCTATGTTGCAACAAACCATTATTACCTTCCCATATCACCAATGATACTAAGATACAACACAATCAAAAAAGATCTCCACTATAAACACTGCTAATAGCTTATACAAGACAAATAAAAAGTTGAAGGATCAAATGTGgacaaagagttatatatatatatatatatatatatatatatatatatatatatatatatatatatatatatatatatatatatatatataaatctccAGGCTATAATCTAATGTCTGCATACTGCAAAATTTACCCATGCTCACTCGATATTCATGAAGCAATTCTTTGAAAGTGATTGCTGCCGAGATAAGGCAAAGGATAGCTGATCCTTCGAGAAATCAAGACCAATCACCTACACCCAAAAACATTTGCACAACCATACTTTCACTACAATCGCTGTATAATagtagaatttaatttaaatttaccaACAGATTACAGTGTGAAATAAGTTCCTTAACTTTTAGAATAGAATAAATTGTCTACATAGATAAAGTAATTTTCCATTATTATCTAATCACAAACCACATGTTTAGTTAGATTTTTATAATAGGTTTAATTACTGATACAATCcctttacttattaaaaaaaactccttTTACTCTCTATACTTAAAATATGATACTAccatttaattcaattaaacctatacaataagtaaataaatatcttaaaagtAATATCAATATGATTAATTGATAGTTTACTCTCAGTGTCGTATTCGTTAAACTCATATAATAACTACCTTCAATGTCATCTCAAAGGTTATTCCGATTGATTGACACAATGCAAGATAATTAAActcataacaataacaataaaatatgaaCTGTCAGTCTTTTTACGGtgtaaattaattacaaatatggatgacttttaacttaattattacGTAAAAACTAGGttaaatgatcatttttatctatttattttgttCAAAATGATATTGTATATGTTAAAAAGTTTACTtagatttttttacatatttaaaaggttttttactgaaaaagttcacttttatactttattttatttaaaaggttcaaaatattctttcaattatttaaatatatttaactttttccTTCCTAAGATAATtgatcattttaaatatattcaaattgttaaaggatattttaaacttttaaagatatttaaatatattcaactTTGTTCTTCTTGAGATAAttgatattttgaatatattcaaatttttaaaggatatttgaaacttttaaagataaatgatgaaagtgaattttttaaaagataatggattattttgaataaaataaataagataaaagattaaaataaattttttaaaagataaagtattagattgaactaaaaaaataaaataaaataaagatcaaatgacctaaaaaatatgcattttaaaaataaaaaaaaaattggtagagAACCTTGCCATGAGAGCCAACTTTGTCGGACAAGAGAAAGGATAAGTCCCCACTTCCACAGCAAACATCCAACACACAGTCTCCCATTTTCGCTCTACATGaaattaagaaatcaaaatgatattttgaaGAGAATGAAAATGTGGATAGCAATAGCATACCCAGTCCAGGACACTGCCATTCTCTTCCAAATCCGGTGTTGCCCAAGGCTCAGCAAATCATTCAGCTGTCCAAACACACAGAAACGGCGTAAGTTATCAAGAGACCATTGCCGAAAAGCAGAAAGCGATTAATAGTGGCTCACGTTATCATAGACAGGAGCAATGCGGCTAAACAGCGCCTGCCGCTCATTGGCGCTGGCGCAGCGAATCAACGTTGGTCGGAAAGTGGAAGAAGTTGAAGAAGGAACAAACGTCATCGCCATGTGGCATGTTCTGCGCTTTCCACATCGATTCTTTATATTCATCTTTTCGCACGTACGCCCCCACACGTGTGATGTGTTGTGTTACCGAACACGTTGACATGCCAACTTCGTGGGCCGATCCATCAGCCTATGGATCGGGTTAAATTACCAATCTTTGAGTGAATTTAGGTGTAACAGTGCACCGAGCATCACCCCCATCTTTTGGCAAttgttttgtatatttaatatttttatttaatattttttttttgtatactcaatatttttcattatttttaaaattatccctGACAAATTTACATATTCGTATAGACTTATGCAAGATTTAGATCTATAACTTTTAGGTTATTAATACGATATTATAACCAATTAAGTTAAtaggtcaattatgttataaaataattaatgtcgttatatataacactgaaatttctaatatatatttaatgtatatgtaaatttacataataaatttctaatgtatatttagtaTTCGCTTCTTTGACTATTATTTTTGTCTCTCTACGTTCATGATAATTAGGGACTAGAGAGAAGACTTTTCTCTCAAGAAGAAGACCTTGTTTTACGTTAGTGGGTATTCACCCCTTTATATCCACTATTCCTATCAAGTAACAGTTATTTCTAAAAATTTCTCATATTCAactcaattacaatttagtccttaatgattaattatttatttattagtctctACATAAGTCGCATCTCTGTCACATAAAACATTAATTCTAACGTTCTCCCACTTGTCTCATGTGACATTACCAAacattatgaactaaataaataaatagattgaattaatataatgcgtattaaaatgactaaattgtTTTATACATTGGGTgcatcataatttcattattaagAATAAGGAccaattcgagtcatgatggttgtaaatcacttaatcgaCATAGTCTATTTCGTATACTACAAATTAGTTTTATCCTTAATATGtcattagttaggagtacataactgGTCTAACATAAtatctttattcaagacaaaacctgttaacaaTACTCTAATACAAATACATGGTagttttcaaggcatacatccacaaaggTATGAGTAAAGTTGAATTGTTTAACATACTCCTAATCATATCCATTGAAGTTCTATTACACCTTTTTGATACATCATTTTGTTGTGATGTACCAGACATTGTGTATTGTGACAATGTCACGTTTCTGAAGGAGTTTAGCAAATGGACATGGGTGTTGCTtagtttcatcatatcttccaTAATACTCACTACCTTTATCAGACATAACAATTTTCATCTTTCTATCTAATTAtctttctacttcattcaagtaaattttttaggcaTCTATTGCCTAAGATTTCTCATGCAGTAAGAGACATAACCATAAGGTGAATAATCATCAAGAAAGGTGATAAAGTATCTTTCTTTTTCGAAAAAATTAACATCAAAAGACCCAtaaatatcagtatgcacaatttcaagaagctaagtgcttcttgtagctcttttctttgtatgttttgtttattttcccttaatacaatccacacaaatattcagatccgtaaaatctagattatgaagattttcattatttatttatcttttcatcCTTTCTCTACTGATGTGACCTAAATGTTTATACCAAAAGAAAGCAAATcattcattcactaaactacgtTTAGTATCAATattatgatgcagagttaaaacGGTTTTAGCATACAAaccatctaatttcaatttatataaaccatcccAAAGAACACCAATACCAATGAGACGATTATActtaaataaactgaaacatccattgccaaaattaaaagagtattcaataacatcaagtttagataatgaaactaaattcctagataaactaggtacataaagagtttCTTGTAAATCTACATGATGTCCAGTGTCAAGTTATAAACGATAAGTCTCGTCTACTTCCACTGGAGCTTTCACTTTATTCCCTATGATGAAGATGAACTTccatttgggcttatggtttggattgcAAGGAATCCCTGCATAGTATTAGGAACATGAGTCATACATCCAaaatcaatccaccatgtataatggggaacttcagttaagtttgattcaaaacatacatgagcaTTAAACTCACCTTTCTTTTCGAACTAAGACTTACACTTTGGGTAATCCTTCTAGAAGTGTCCAGATTTCCCAcaaaatgacaattattgtcTTTTAATACCTTCTTCTGGATTTGCACAGGATCGTCATTGATCTTTAATGgccctttgcctttatcataCTTCTTCACAAATTTCTTTCCAGCTCCTTGATTCTCTTGGTGGTTTACATAATGGACTGAACGACTTCCTTAATTCTTAAGTCTTGTTTCTTTTTGAACTAACATAGTGTGCAATTCATacacattccatttatctttcatggtattatagctcATTTGGAAAAGGCCATACTCAGACGATAATTAGTTCAAAATAAACTAAACAAGGAAGTTCTCATTCACAGtcattcccaaggtcttaagtcttaCTGCAATGTttatcatctcaatgacatgttcatgcatAGTATGTGAATCATCAAACTTCATAGTGGTCAATGTACTCGTTAATATCCCAACAAGAGACTTATCAGCTATTTGAGAGCACTCTCCCACTAATCTCATAAACTCTTTAGCACTATCGGTCTTAGGGAGAATTATCTTAATAATGTCTACAGCAGTCATTCTCATGAATATTAGGCTGAGTTTGTTATATATTTCCAAGCTTTATAATGAgttttctcttcattgctactagcatCAGTAATAGTAGCAGACTTCTCTTCCAATATAGCAAGATTAAGATCCAAAACACCGAAATGAAATTGGACTTGCCCATTCCAATCAAAGAAGTTAAGCTCATTAAAAATTGACACAGATGATACATGAGAATTCAGTTAATTAGGAATAGGTAATTTGTATAACAAAACTTAtataagtgttttgagacataaaacacatgtaatacatataattcattcatataacaatcaatgtatattgaCGTTCTCCTTTGGATGATATACCAACACATAACATACAACACGATGATGCTAATAAAacttttaacattatttggcaattaagTATGCACCAATTAGTACTACCTGTGTTACCtttgggtatataaataaaCTAATGGTCACATAAATTATCTATAATTATATTCATTGATTATAAGAATAACTAATCATCCTTTTGACAATCCATAAATGTcttataataatgaatttcaattatccataaaccaataatcatataatttagcatttattattctatgagtaattaaaataatcattaatttagaATTAAACAATCTTATAGATTTGACCACTTTAATAACTAACAAATCCTTCATACACTTAATACATGCTTTCTGCTAATAACAATTCgtagcatttttctttttttattccggaccataaaataatattcacatttattttctttgcatTCAAAGACGTTCCAATCAAGCATCTCTACATTCTTGTTTTTGTGCATTAAAATATGCTAAATATTTCCAATCAAGCATCTCTGCACtgccttcttcttttcttgtttcGAAAAGCATTCCAAAATATCACACACATAAGGTTCAAAAGAATTGGACAACCTACAGATCCATAACTTATTTGTTGCAAATTACTGTTATAATGTCCATGAAAAGCATTCCAACTTctcatgttttattattataattgtcCATTAAAAAAGGTGAAACATAATTGCCATCCACGAATTGCAATTTGCAAGTTTATCAAAAGGCCTAAATGTCTCTGCAGCTTATCCTTTCTAGAGATTTCCTATATTTTGAAGAAGGAAATGGTTCCAAAACCTTAACGGTTAATAAGCTCCTTTGAAGTTGGAACAaaaattcaacaataataaaatattatgattgACGTCCTTATTTGCACATTAGTTGAACCCATCGTTGCCGTAATGATGTTTCTGCTATTCTTTCGTTCCATTCAAATTAAAACACCTTTTCCACACAATATGAATTGTttcggaaaaataaaattcaacatattgggaaaaagaatatattgcagggacaaaataaaatctctaaattttataattaggattcatacattaaaagaaaataaattatttttagaaaatcattaattttataacttaagaGTTTATtagattaacaattataaaaaaccaATAGGatcttaaaatatatgattctcataaataataaataagtccTTATTTTATATTAGTAGGTATTCACCGTTTTATATCCACTATTTCCATCaattaataattatctttagatattttttctatttgatctaattataatttaatctttaattgttaattatttatttatcctaCATAAATTACATGTATGTCTTATAcgagacattaattcttactTCATGGAAAAGAAttgaggaaataaaaataaaggtgaATTTCGATTATTGTTTCTCTGTTGATTATGTAGGAAGAAGTGGGGTAATAGTTGTGCTTTGGATAAATCTTTTTTGTGTCGTCTCTTGAActtttcacaaaatttaattaatatggaGATCCACTTCCCTGATAAACATGTTTGGCGTTTCACCAGATTTTATGGtgagaaatagaagaaaagatTCCTGGGATTTACTGCGAACCTTAGCTGTTGATAACTCTCTCCCATGGTGCATCATGAGAGATTTTAATGACATTCTCTCTATTGATGATAAAAAGGGATGTGTGTGATCACCCTTTTTGGCTCTTGAGGGGCTTTCGAGATGCAATTTCAAAGATGCAAATCTCATTGACATTCCCATCCAAGGTTATCCCTTCACTTGATGGAAGAGCAAAGCACTATTAACAAGGTGGAAGAGAGGCTTGATAGAGCCCTTGCAAGACAAGATTGGATTGATGTTTTCCCTCATCATAGCCTTATGAATGGTGTTGCTGGAATTTCAGCCCGGTctcctataatttttttcccttttttaaaaaagaagcctataaagaaaaagaaattttcgTTTTGGAAACAGATGGTTAAAGGAGCAGGAGCTTGATATGTTAGTTCATTATTGCTGGACTCAAAATGCCACTAGTGATATCCTCTCTAAGTTGCACACGTGTTCAGATGGCCTTCTTACTTGGGGTCAACGTATACATGCAAGATTCATGAATGCTATCAAACAGTGCAAGGCTCGGCTTGAAGAGCTTAGCTAGATATCATTCAGAAAATGGGGTTGGGTTCTCAAACCAAGGTGATTTATGTTGTTTAGCCAAGAGTTATTTTCAACAACTTTATTCCAAAAATGATGTTGATATTAATGGCACTTTTGGACTCGTTCAAAGGAATATTTCTGATGATGATAATGCTTTATTACTTGCTCCTTTTGAGAAAACAAAATTTCGAGATGTCATTTTTCACATGCATTTAGATAAGTCCCCGGCCCTGATGGAATTAATCCcgctttttacaaaaaaattgggACTTGCTAGGAGATGAAATATATCTTAATAGTGTTGCTTGGTTGAATCAAGGTTTTTTTCTAGCAAATCTTAATTCTacaaatattttcctttttccaaaaattgatGTTCCGATCATTATGAGGGATTTGAGACCCATCTTGTGTAATGTTCTATATAAGATTATATCAAAAGTTCTTGCCAACAGGTTAAGGAAAGTGTTGTCAAAATGTACTTCTCAAGAGCAATCTTCTTCCGATGAAGGACGCTCTATTCTTGATAATGTGCTCTATTCTTGATAATGTGTTAGTGGCTATTGAAATTATTCATCACATGAAAAGCAAAGTGAAAGGTAAAGTGGGTGAATTTACTTTAAAGATTGATATAAGTAAAGCCTTTGATAAGGTTGATTGGAGATATCTTAGTGTTATTCTTTTAAAGATGGGTTTTAATTCTGAATGGATAAACTAAATGAGGATGTGTGTGGAAACAATGAACTTCAATGTTATTGTAAATGGAGGTAAATGGAGACGGGGTGAGACTTGTCGACCGAGTGACAAGACTTAGATAAGATGATCCACtatcatcctatctttttgttctttgCATGGAGGGTCTTATTACACTTttaaaaattgagagaaaaaggaGAGTTGTGTAACACCCTTGATTATCGATTTATCGAAGACTCTCATACTATGACATTTCACATAGtgacacttcactcaacatTCTTGTTGATCAAGACCCTCCACTGGTTAAAACCCTTCATAGGTAGCCTTTTGCAAGACCTCGACAACTAGGTCTAACACCACTCGACTGCTCTCAAGATCATTGACTATCCCTACATACGAACACAAAACTTTTTAGTGTGCTTTATCCCCACTCACACTTTCTAAGAAACTTCCCAGAAGGTCACCCAACTCATAATTTCTCCAAGTTAAGCACGCTTAACTATGAAATTCTTAAGTGATAGACTACCGAAAAGTAGATGCATCATGTTGGTATATgtagtaccaattaattcctttaaataATCATCAATTATACAGTCTCATACCTGCACATCCTTTGGATCCCTCTCTTTTTGGTGTGATTCGTTGGGGTGTTACAAGTTACATCATATCAAAGTGTGTAGAGAAGCTCCTTTCGTCACACACTTATTTTTTGTTGACGactattttctattttgcaAGACAGTTAAGAAGGAAGCTGATACATTACACTCCATTCTTGGTGTTTTTGAAGCAACATCAGGACTTTCAATAAATTTGTAGAAATTAGAAATCTTTTTCAGCATAAATACATCTCACCAACTCAAGCAACACATTGCAACAAGGTTAGGAGTTTCAGGATGTTTAGGCACAAGATAATACCTTGGTATGCCATCCATGATAGGGAGAAGAAAGAAATCAATCTTTGGCACTTCGAGAGATaaaatttggaagaaaattCACAATTGGATAAGGAAACACCTTTCAAAAGCTAGTCGGGACATCCTTATCAACGTAGTAGCCCATGCAATTCCTTCCTATTGTATGGGTGTTTTTTTTCTACCTTCCTCTCTTCAGGATGAGATGCGGACTATGATGAACTCTTTTTGGTGGGAATCTAATAAAGTTACAAGCAATAGAATAAATTGGATTAACTAGGATCGATTAGCAATGAGGAAGGAACATGGAGTATGGGGATTTGCTTTTAATATGACTATGTTATGGAAGCAAGGTTGAAAATTTGTTTCTGACCAAGATACTATGGTTACTCGAGTTTACAAAGCTAAATATTTTCCAAGAGGAGATTTTCTTGGGTTCATCTGTTGGACATAACTCAAGCTATACATGGCGTGGCATCCACACTTCACGAGTGGTGGTCAAAGAAGGTAGTAGATGGAGACTTGGTGATGGAAAGcgatgagaatcctaaaactgtCCAAATACAGGGACCTATGATCAGGAGTAAGACCAAGCAGTCAGTGGATACCCTTCAACAAATGGTAGCAGACATACTTAACAAGGTTCAAGTGGAAAATGATGAAGACCCAGAGATAGAGGCATTACTAAGAATATTAGTTATTGCTGAAGGCTcagactaatttgaaggcccaggccaaatatgtttcttttatttatttataattatttttcgttataattttggttcaaactgatttgaaggcccatgtctatttttattttttttatgtatggatttcattttaaatagaAGCACTTTTggcatttaataaaattttgtgagaatTTCTCTTTGGGTTCCTCGCTGAACCAACTtcggacttatcaaggtaatcatTGTGGCCTCTATTCTGACTTATCTTCCCTATCTGGAAATGACGTCAACTCAAAACTCTGTTACCTGTATCAAGTGATCTGCTCTTAATAAAGATCACATCAGAAAGTCAATAACCATTTGAAAAGATCCAtgaatttgttctaaagatAGTTATATGCCCAAACAGCTCTTCCTACGGGTCTAGAAAATATGACAGTAAGTGACTTATTGGATCCCATTTTGAATTCATGGAGTGTTGCacttattcataatatttttactcAAAATGATGCTGCAAAAATTGGATGGCTATATGGAATCTGAATATCCCTGCAAAAATGAAAGTTTTTATATGGAGAATAGCTAGAGGATGTTTCCCAACTAGGCAGAGGTTGTCCACAAAGGGTGTTCAATGCCCAATCACATGCCCACACTGTGACAGCTGTATTGAAAATGATTGACATTTTATTCTAGGATGTACTCACGTTCAACAAGTGTGGATGGAAGCTTCTTTGTGGCATACCCTTCAACATGCATTTGATTCTTTGGAAGACATGCATAGTATTATTTTCTACATACTGGGAAAGTTCAGTACCAGCAAAGTAGAGGAAATCGTTACTGTACTTTGGTGCTTATGGCGTAGAAGGAACGAGAAGCTTTGGGAAGGAGTTTCAAAGCCTGTCGGATTGTCCTTGCAGCAAGTTTTCAAACATCTTCAAGAATGGAAGACTCAACATAAAAGGCCAAATACAGCTACATCTCATTCTCCCCACCGCAACTCAAAGTGGTCGAAGCCACCCATAAACTACATGAAGTGTAATATTGACGCTGTTCTTT contains:
- the LOC100789973 gene encoding 2-phytyl-1,4-beta-naphthoquinone methyltransferase, chloroplastic; this translates as MNIKNRCGKRRTCHMAMTFVPSSTSSTFRPTLIRCASANERQALFSRIAPVYDNLNDLLSLGQHRIWKRMAVSWTGAKMGDCVLDVCCGSGDLSFLLSDKVGSHGKVIGLDFSKDQLSFALSRQQSLSKNCFMNIEWVEGDALDLPFSDGWFDAITMGYGLRNVVDKQKAMQEIFRVLKTGSTVSILDFNKSNELLTSAVTEWMIDNIVVPVATGYGLSEEYRYLKRSIREFLTGKELEKLALGVGFSAARHYEIGGGLMGCLVAKR